In Dermacentor variabilis isolate Ectoservices chromosome 7, ASM5094787v1, whole genome shotgun sequence, a genomic segment contains:
- the LOC142586967 gene encoding uncharacterized protein LOC142586967 — translation MRPATVLAVAAYLVTSCAVTLCGAETTCDISDLNLDNEVARVLARLPEIQASGPQELQPYFPGLEVAGFTIKGLNKLRLCGPLFPYCVNGSRMLQVDFVNDGDIVLSLPWKACSGHEGRFSVRAMFSRFTAQFRILKPSEEGVKLELMGRIVPVTTEGLRGVVEGAGTEVRSASEILSVVFPSVVNELWYWQFSLDFDRAMRKALE, via the exons ATGAGGCCAGCGACAGTTCTGGCTGTAGCCGCCTATTTGGTCACGTCTTGTGCTGTAACGCTCTGCGGGGCCG AGACTACCTGTGATATCTCGGACCTAAATCTGGACAACGAAGTAGCCCGGGTACTCGCCAGACTACCTGAAATTCAGGCGTCCGGTCCACAGGAGCTGCAACCGTACTTCCCTGGACTTGAAGTCGCTGGATTCACCATTAAGGGACTCAACAAACTCCGTCTGTGTGGGCCCTTGTTCCCGTACTGCGTCAACGGAAGTCGCATGCTACAAGTAGACTTCGTCAATGATGGCGACATCGTTTTATCGTTGCCATGGAAGGCTTGCTCAGGGCACGAAGGACGCTTCAGCGTTCGCGCCATGTTCTCCCGGTTCACCGCGCAGTTTCGGATCCTCAAGCCCTCTGAGGAAGGCGTCAAGCTGGAACTGATGGGTCGCATTGTTCCTGTCACAACAGAAGGCCTCCGCGGGGTGGTCGAAGGCGCCGGTACCGAGGTGCGCTCCGCGTCTGAAATTCTGAGCGTCGTCTTCCCTAGTGTAGTCAATGAATTGTGGTACTGGCAGTTTTCTCTTGACTTTGATAGGGCCATGCGTAAAGCCCTCGAGTGA
- the LOC142586970 gene encoding uncharacterized protein LOC142586970 — MGLAKLLVVVAFLSSSCAAMVHSTDDPCDFTNIQLDDEMFSKLLAKLPEGLEYGPQRFHSLLPGVDVGGMSVRGLSKLRQFGPPIPYCAKGKHMVQVDFYNGEPIEFASPWKTCSGQQGELALRSVFLRFTAQFTIVESSGEGLNLEFERALPVTTENIRIVVRGIGHIVLDTVEILSALLPSVLEEAWNRQFSYNLARAFRMARE; from the exons ATGGGTCTTGCGAAACTTCTTGTCGTAGTCGCTTTCCTCTCTTCATCCTGTGCTGCGATGGTGCACAGTACTG ATGATCCATGTGACTTCACAAACATCCAACTAGACGACGAAATGTTTTCCAAGCTGCTGGCCAAGCTTCCAGAAGGTCTCGAGTACGGCCCACAGAGGTTCCACTCTCTCCTCCCAGGAGTTGATGTTGGCGGAATGAGTGTGCGTGGCCTGAGCAAACTCCGCCAGTTCGGCCCCCCAATTCCTTATTGCGCCAAAGGAAAGCACATGGTCCAAGTCGACTTCTACAATGGTGAACCTATAGAATTCGCCTCGCCATGGAAGACTTGCTCTGGCCAACAAGGAGAGTTAGCTCTTCGCTCCGTGTTCTTGCGGTTCACAGCGCAATTTACCATTGTAGAGTCCTCTGGCGAAGGCTTGAATCTGGAATTCGAGCGTGCACTTCCTGTTACAACGGAGAACATCCGCATTGTTGTCAGAGGTATTGGGCATATTGTGCTCGATACTGTGGAAATACTGAGTGCACTCCTACCAAGTGTTCTTGAAGAAGCTTGGAACAGGCAATTTTCGTATAATCTTGCTAGGGCCTTCCGTATGGCCCGTGAGTGA